A genomic window from Micromonospora sp. WMMA1947 includes:
- a CDS encoding DUF1152 domain-containing protein: MTDTAAYTLAVPPLFAALAPARDVLIAGAGGGFDVYAGLPLALALWQAGKRVHLASLSFSELELLDRQVWVDEHVAAIRPDTLSPDWYFPEAHLARWLAGRDLPSTVYAFPPLGVQPLREAYRHLVDRLDLDAIVLVDGGTDILLRGDESGLGTPVEDITSLAAVAGLDVPIRLVSSLGFGIDAHDGVNHVEVLENLAALDREGGYLGALSIPGSSREAVLYREAVAQAQAATPHRPSIVQGQIAAATGGACGDVRFSRRTGHGDLFVNPLMAIYFSVDLPRLAARCLYLDRIENTIGRRQVITRIEAFRDELRATRIPRAFPH; the protein is encoded by the coding sequence GTGACCGACACCGCCGCGTACACCTTGGCCGTTCCGCCGTTGTTCGCCGCCCTGGCCCCGGCACGTGACGTCCTGATCGCGGGTGCCGGTGGCGGCTTCGACGTGTACGCCGGCCTGCCGCTGGCGCTGGCGCTGTGGCAGGCCGGCAAGCGGGTGCACCTGGCCAGCCTCTCCTTCTCGGAGCTGGAACTGCTCGACCGGCAGGTGTGGGTGGACGAGCACGTGGCGGCGATCCGGCCGGACACCCTCAGCCCGGACTGGTACTTCCCGGAGGCGCACCTGGCCCGCTGGCTGGCGGGCCGGGACCTGCCGTCGACCGTGTACGCCTTCCCGCCGCTGGGCGTGCAGCCGCTTCGTGAGGCGTACCGGCACTTGGTCGACCGGCTCGACCTCGACGCGATCGTGCTCGTCGACGGCGGCACCGACATCCTGTTGCGCGGTGACGAGAGCGGCCTGGGCACCCCGGTGGAGGACATCACCAGCCTGGCCGCCGTGGCCGGGCTGGACGTGCCGATCCGGCTGGTGAGCAGCCTCGGGTTCGGCATCGACGCGCACGACGGCGTCAACCACGTCGAGGTGCTGGAGAACCTGGCCGCGCTCGACCGGGAGGGCGGCTACCTCGGCGCGCTGTCCATTCCGGGCTCCAGCCGTGAGGCGGTGCTCTACCGCGAGGCGGTCGCGCAGGCCCAGGCCGCCACCCCGCACCGGCCGAGCATCGTCCAGGGGCAGATCGCCGCCGCCACCGGCGGCGCGTGCGGAGACGTACGGTTCAGCCGGCGTACCGGCCACGGCGACCTGTTCGTCAACCCCCTCATGGCGATCTACTTCTCCGTCGACCTGCCCCGGCTCGCCGCCCGCTGCCTCTACCTCGACCGGATCGAGAACACGATCGGGCGGCGTCAGGTCATCACCCGCATCGAGGCGTTCCGCGACGAGCTGCGGGCCACCCGGATCCCGCGGGCATTTCCGCACTGA
- a CDS encoding HAD family hydrolase — protein sequence MIRAVFFDVGGTILDETREFATWADWLGVPRHTFSAVFGAVIARGLDYQEVFRAFRPDFDLTAELTRRVAAGDPESFGADDLYPDARACLAALREQGLRVGLAGNQPEHAEATLRALDLPVDVIGTSAAWGVAKPAPEFFDRVVREGGGDASAILYVGDRPDNDAAPAMAAGMSACLIRRGPWGHILDMPDVADRCLFRIDSLDELPALVARHNAAAG from the coding sequence ATGATCCGTGCGGTCTTCTTCGACGTGGGCGGGACGATCCTCGACGAGACGCGCGAGTTCGCGACCTGGGCGGACTGGCTGGGCGTTCCCCGGCACACGTTCTCCGCCGTCTTCGGCGCGGTGATCGCCCGGGGCCTGGACTACCAGGAGGTGTTCCGGGCGTTCCGGCCGGACTTCGACCTCACCGCCGAACTGACGCGCCGGGTCGCCGCCGGTGACCCGGAGTCGTTCGGCGCCGACGACCTCTACCCGGACGCGCGGGCCTGCCTGGCCGCCCTGCGGGAGCAGGGCCTGCGCGTCGGTCTGGCCGGCAACCAGCCGGAGCACGCCGAGGCGACGCTGCGGGCGCTGGACCTGCCGGTGGACGTCATCGGCACGTCGGCGGCCTGGGGCGTGGCGAAACCGGCGCCGGAGTTCTTCGACCGGGTCGTCCGCGAGGGCGGCGGCGACGCGTCCGCGATCCTGTACGTCGGTGACCGGCCGGACAACGACGCCGCGCCCGCGATGGCCGCCGGCATGTCGGCGTGCCTGATCCGGCGCGGCCCGTGGGGGCACATCCTCGACATGCCGGACGTGGCCGACCGGTGCCTGTTCCGTATCGACTCGCTGGACGAGCTGCCGGCCCTGGTCGCACGGCACAACGCGGCGGCCGGCTAG
- a CDS encoding alpha/beta hydrolase, protein MTTFVLIHGGGGSAWDWHLLVPELAARGHDAVVPELPIGDRSAGFADFRQAVVDAVGDRDDLVVVGHSYGAFTAPLVADRLPVRQLVLLTPMIPRPGEKPGDWWGNTGYREPEGLSEEQQFYNGVPPEIVAEAPAHGRQQVSAEWDEPWPLASWPAVPTAVLIGRDDRFFPADFQRRVAADRLGVVPDEIDGGHAMALSRPGPLADRLTAYLVTSAGPGGP, encoded by the coding sequence ATGACGACGTTCGTGCTCATCCACGGTGGCGGGGGCAGCGCGTGGGACTGGCATCTGCTGGTTCCCGAGCTGGCCGCCCGGGGTCACGACGCGGTGGTGCCGGAGCTGCCGATCGGCGACCGGTCGGCGGGGTTCGCCGACTTCCGCCAGGCGGTGGTCGACGCCGTCGGCGATCGCGACGACCTCGTGGTGGTCGGGCACTCGTACGGCGCGTTCACCGCACCGCTGGTCGCCGACCGGCTGCCGGTGCGGCAGCTGGTCCTGCTCACCCCGATGATTCCGCGGCCCGGTGAGAAGCCGGGGGACTGGTGGGGCAACACCGGCTACCGCGAGCCGGAAGGGCTCAGCGAGGAGCAGCAGTTCTACAACGGCGTGCCGCCCGAGATCGTCGCCGAGGCGCCCGCGCACGGCCGGCAGCAGGTCAGCGCTGAGTGGGACGAGCCGTGGCCCTTGGCCAGTTGGCCGGCCGTGCCGACGGCGGTGCTGATCGGCCGCGACGACCGGTTCTTCCCCGCCGACTTCCAACGCCGGGTGGCCGCCGACCGGCTCGGCGTGGTGCCGGACGAGATCGACGGCGGCCACGCGATGGCGCTCAGTCGTCCGGGCCCGCTCGCCGACCGGCTGACCGCCTACCTGGTGACGTCCGCCGGGCCAGGTGGACCGTGA
- a CDS encoding alpha/beta hydrolase yields the protein MRASQKIRHRHADVDGLEVFFREAGRPGDPAVLLLHGFPSSSHTFREVMPTLAEVAYVLAPDLPGFGMSSSPTVAEYDYTFENLSWTVERLLTLLGVDRFFVYLHDFGAPVGYHLALRAPERIRGLIVQNGNAHADGLGAQWDTARAYWADPGDATRAALPDWLTFDGTRDQYLAGLPAHVRPLQAPEAWHLDWERMTRPGNVEAQFALFTDYATHVARFGEIAAYHRACQPPALVLWGRHDAYFDVDEVLAYHRVLDRMDAHLLDGGHLLLETHAAECSALMRAFVRDHS from the coding sequence ATGCGCGCCAGTCAGAAGATCCGCCACCGGCACGCCGACGTCGACGGCCTGGAGGTGTTCTTCCGCGAGGCCGGACGCCCCGGCGACCCGGCGGTGCTGCTGCTGCACGGCTTCCCCAGCTCGTCGCACACGTTCCGCGAGGTCATGCCCACACTCGCCGAGGTCGCGTACGTGCTCGCGCCCGACCTGCCGGGCTTCGGCATGTCGTCGTCGCCCACCGTCGCCGAGTACGACTACACATTCGAGAACCTGTCGTGGACCGTCGAGCGCCTGCTCACCCTGCTCGGCGTGGACCGCTTCTTCGTCTACCTGCACGACTTCGGCGCGCCCGTCGGCTACCACCTGGCCCTGCGTGCCCCGGAACGGATCCGCGGCCTGATCGTGCAGAACGGCAACGCACACGCCGACGGGCTCGGCGCGCAGTGGGACACCGCGCGGGCGTACTGGGCCGACCCGGGCGACGCCACCCGCGCTGCGCTGCCGGACTGGCTGACCTTCGACGGCACCCGGGACCAGTACCTCGCCGGGCTGCCCGCGCACGTACGCCCGCTGCAGGCACCTGAGGCGTGGCACCTGGACTGGGAGCGGATGACCCGGCCCGGCAACGTCGAGGCGCAGTTCGCGCTGTTCACCGATTACGCCACCCACGTCGCCCGGTTCGGCGAGATCGCCGCCTACCACCGCGCCTGCCAGCCGCCGGCGCTCGTGCTGTGGGGCCGGCACGACGCGTACTTCGACGTGGACGAGGTGCTCGCGTACCACCGTGTGCTGGACCGGATGGACGCGCACCTCCTCGACGGCGGCCATCTGCTGCTGGAGACGCACGCGGCCGAGTGCTCCGCCCTGATGCGTGCGTTCGTCCGGGACCACTCGTGA
- a CDS encoding PadR family transcriptional regulator yields MREATFLILTALADEPRHGYGIIQEVAGLSGGRVNLLPGTLYAALDRLVAQGLVELSHEEVVDGRLRRYYRLRADGRTELARQTERLRQLAAAGEARLRALRPRTA; encoded by the coding sequence ATGCGCGAGGCGACCTTCCTGATCCTGACCGCGCTGGCCGACGAGCCGCGCCACGGCTACGGGATCATCCAGGAGGTCGCCGGCCTGTCCGGCGGTCGCGTCAACCTGCTGCCGGGCACGCTCTACGCCGCCCTGGACCGGCTGGTCGCGCAGGGCCTCGTCGAACTCAGCCACGAAGAGGTGGTCGACGGCAGGCTGCGCCGGTACTACCGGCTGCGCGCCGACGGCCGGACCGAGCTGGCACGCCAGACCGAACGGCTGCGGCAGCTCGCCGCCGCCGGCGAGGCCCGGCTGCGCGCCCTGCGGCCCCGCACCGCCTGA
- a CDS encoding class I SAM-dependent methyltransferase, which translates to MDRQRLSSIAHSHHPIAAPVSGVNVNRLLRRAGRRPAARILDLGCGEAAWALQALAHHPDGHADGVDLSPYALERAADAAAVRGLADRLTLHERDARSYVPDGDYDLVLCVGSTHAFDGFGGTLELAGRHVNADGILMVGEGFWQVPPTPEALAALGAKPEDHSDLAGLVASAEQAGWTPVYAHVSDAAEWDDYEWSWTGSLTEWALDNPGHPDAAGALTAAREHRDQWLRGYRGVLGFVTLVLRRT; encoded by the coding sequence ATGGACCGTCAACGCCTGAGCAGCATCGCGCACTCGCACCACCCGATCGCGGCCCCGGTCTCCGGCGTGAACGTCAACCGGCTGCTGCGCCGGGCCGGTCGCCGGCCGGCGGCCCGCATCCTCGACCTGGGCTGCGGTGAGGCCGCCTGGGCGTTGCAGGCCCTCGCGCACCACCCGGACGGGCACGCCGACGGTGTGGACCTCAGCCCGTACGCGCTGGAGCGCGCTGCTGACGCCGCCGCCGTGCGGGGCCTCGCCGACCGGCTCACGCTGCACGAGCGCGACGCCCGGTCGTACGTGCCGGACGGCGACTACGACCTCGTGCTCTGCGTCGGGTCGACGCACGCGTTCGACGGGTTCGGCGGGACGCTGGAACTAGCCGGCCGGCACGTGAACGCCGACGGCATCCTGATGGTGGGCGAGGGATTCTGGCAGGTGCCGCCGACGCCGGAGGCACTGGCGGCGCTTGGCGCGAAGCCCGAGGACCACAGCGACCTCGCCGGTCTGGTCGCGTCCGCGGAGCAGGCCGGCTGGACCCCGGTGTACGCGCACGTCAGCGACGCCGCCGAGTGGGACGACTACGAGTGGTCGTGGACCGGTTCGCTGACCGAGTGGGCGCTGGACAACCCGGGTCACCCGGATGCCGCCGGGGCGCTCACCGCCGCCCGGGAGCACCGGGACCAGTGGCTACGCGGATACCGCGGCGTGCTGGGGTTCGTGACGCTGGTGCTGCGCCGCACCTGA
- a CDS encoding maleylpyruvate isomerase N-terminal domain-containing protein, which yields MIEPLTFSDRLRLIDDRSAAFREAVAAAPDLDAPVPTCPEWTLFDLARHIGQGRRSWAATVAAGPEASGRAAPGGPGAPRERTALRDWLAESTEQLLAALRDAGPDRGCWTWWDTSQSPQNCGAVARHQLQEIAVHTYDAQLTVGAPQPLPVEVALDGVADFLFTCCATTVPWPYEPAVLDYNLTEGGWWRVRLSPDGVRVTNLPAGADADPADTAARSTAGDLVLAFYGRIPLDALTIEGDRQVLDRIAAWDPDA from the coding sequence GTGATCGAACCCCTGACGTTTTCCGATCGGCTGCGGCTGATCGACGACCGGTCGGCCGCCTTCCGGGAAGCGGTCGCCGCCGCGCCGGACCTCGACGCGCCGGTGCCGACCTGCCCCGAGTGGACGCTGTTCGACCTGGCCCGGCACATCGGCCAGGGGCGCCGCTCGTGGGCGGCCACCGTCGCCGCCGGTCCCGAGGCGTCCGGGCGGGCCGCACCCGGAGGCCCGGGCGCGCCCCGGGAGCGTACGGCGCTGCGGGACTGGCTCGCCGAGTCCACCGAGCAGCTGCTGGCCGCGCTGCGCGACGCCGGACCCGATCGTGGCTGCTGGACGTGGTGGGACACGTCGCAGTCGCCGCAGAACTGCGGCGCCGTCGCCCGACACCAGCTCCAGGAGATCGCGGTGCACACCTACGACGCCCAGCTCACCGTGGGCGCGCCGCAGCCGCTGCCGGTCGAGGTGGCCCTCGACGGCGTGGCGGACTTCCTGTTCACCTGCTGCGCGACCACGGTGCCGTGGCCGTACGAGCCGGCCGTCCTCGACTACAACCTCACCGAGGGCGGATGGTGGCGCGTGCGGCTCTCCCCCGACGGCGTACGGGTCACCAACCTGCCCGCCGGAGCCGATGCGGACCCGGCCGACACCGCCGCCCGGTCCACCGCCGGTGACCTGGTCCTGGCCTTCTACGGCCGGATACCGCTGGACGCGCTCACCATCGAGGGCGACCGGCAGGTGCTCGACCGGATCGCGGCGTGGGACCCGGACGCGTAG
- a CDS encoding YdeI/OmpD-associated family protein codes for MGTAELDELIVPDAEGLRSWLSAHHDTSPGVWLALTRKGGTLTTLTWQQAVDEALCFGWIDGQARKRDHESSWIRFTPRRARSAWSQRNVANVARLEEQGRMTPAGRAAVEAAKADGRWAAAYAPPSEAEVPADLLAAIAAEPAAQAMFDVLTSANRFALIHRLNAVKRAETRTRKIGEFVAMLARHETFHPQKAKPPRTS; via the coding sequence ATGGGAACCGCCGAGCTGGACGAGCTGATCGTGCCCGACGCGGAAGGGCTGCGCTCGTGGTTGTCCGCCCACCACGACACGTCGCCCGGCGTCTGGCTCGCCCTGACCCGCAAGGGCGGCACGCTCACCACGCTGACCTGGCAGCAGGCGGTCGACGAGGCGTTGTGCTTCGGCTGGATCGACGGGCAGGCCCGCAAGCGCGACCACGAGAGCTCCTGGATCCGGTTCACCCCGCGCCGGGCCCGCAGCGCCTGGTCGCAACGCAACGTCGCCAACGTGGCCCGGCTGGAGGAACAGGGGCGGATGACGCCGGCGGGCCGGGCCGCGGTGGAGGCCGCGAAGGCGGACGGCCGATGGGCGGCGGCCTACGCGCCGCCGTCGGAGGCCGAGGTGCCGGCCGACCTGCTCGCCGCCATCGCGGCCGAGCCCGCCGCCCAGGCCATGTTCGACGTGCTCACCAGCGCCAACAGGTTCGCGCTCATCCACCGGCTCAATGCCGTCAAGCGCGCGGAGACCCGCACGCGCAAGATCGGCGAGTTCGTCGCCATGCTGGCCCGCCACGAGACGTTCCACCCGCAGAAGGCGAAGCCGCCGCGCACGTCGTGA
- a CDS encoding class I SAM-dependent methyltransferase, producing MPGRALSFGAAAQAYERFRPGYPEELADLVLAYAGRPIRTALEIGAGTGKATRLFARRGIAVTATDPDPAMLAELRRHVPAEVRVRQAAFEELPADERHDLVYAAAALHWTDPDRRWERMAALLTPGGVFASFGGPLRLADPALRDAVAAARAEFLTDDEIPSPDGTSPEAGMQWPGTELRASEWFTDVRQEVIERRITTSADDYVGLLSTVSAYLELPPHVREQVFRRVGDVLPGTVEVTADVTVHLARRTSPGRRSAGRRAGPDD from the coding sequence ATGCCAGGTCGTGCGTTGAGCTTCGGAGCGGCCGCGCAGGCGTACGAGCGTTTCCGGCCCGGCTATCCCGAGGAACTGGCCGACCTGGTGCTGGCGTACGCGGGCCGCCCGATCCGGACCGCCCTGGAGATCGGCGCCGGGACCGGCAAGGCGACCCGGCTGTTCGCCCGGCGCGGCATCGCGGTCACCGCCACCGACCCGGACCCCGCGATGCTCGCCGAACTGCGCCGGCACGTCCCGGCCGAGGTACGGGTCCGACAGGCCGCGTTCGAGGAGTTGCCCGCCGACGAGCGCCACGACCTGGTGTACGCGGCGGCGGCGCTGCACTGGACCGACCCGGACCGACGGTGGGAGCGGATGGCCGCGCTGCTGACGCCCGGTGGCGTGTTCGCCTCGTTCGGCGGGCCGCTGCGACTGGCCGACCCGGCGCTGCGCGACGCGGTCGCCGCCGCCCGGGCCGAGTTCCTCACCGACGACGAGATCCCGTCGCCGGACGGAACGTCACCGGAGGCCGGCATGCAGTGGCCCGGCACCGAGCTGCGCGCCTCCGAGTGGTTCACCGACGTGCGGCAGGAGGTCATCGAACGGCGGATCACGACGAGTGCCGACGACTACGTCGGTCTGCTGTCGACCGTCTCGGCCTATCTCGAACTGCCGCCGCACGTACGCGAGCAGGTGTTCCGCCGCGTCGGGGACGTCCTGCCCGGCACGGTCGAGGTCACCGCCGACGTCACGGTCCACCTGGCCCGGCGGACGTCACCAGGTAGGCGGTCAGCCGGTCGGCGAGCGGGCCCGGACGACTGA
- a CDS encoding NAD(P)H-binding protein — protein sequence MTSIVVFGAGGRAGRAITAEAHRRGHRVTAVVRDPARHPDLTSAVRGDVTDPETVTSIGYGHDAVVHAVSPASGPEALAAAGLDPEFFVRAADALLHGLARAAVPRLVAIGLFATLTDARGRPLYDDPAVLPAELRPFALSHAAGLDRLRAADTPVDWLVLTPPAALDVGGPRTGRYRLGGEQAPASAYLSYADLAVAVVDEIESPHHHRTRVSVFAEAPA from the coding sequence ATGACCAGCATCGTCGTCTTCGGCGCGGGCGGGCGGGCCGGCCGCGCGATCACCGCCGAGGCCCACCGCCGCGGCCACCGCGTCACCGCCGTCGTCCGCGACCCCGCCCGCCATCCCGACCTCACCTCCGCGGTACGCGGCGACGTCACCGACCCGGAGACGGTCACCTCCATCGGGTACGGGCACGACGCCGTCGTCCACGCGGTCAGCCCGGCGTCCGGTCCGGAGGCACTCGCCGCCGCCGGCCTCGATCCGGAGTTCTTCGTCCGGGCGGCCGACGCGCTGCTGCACGGCCTGGCCCGCGCAGCCGTGCCCCGGCTCGTGGCGATCGGCCTGTTCGCCACGCTCACCGACGCGCGTGGCCGGCCCCTCTACGACGACCCGGCCGTTCTGCCCGCCGAGTTGCGGCCGTTCGCGCTCAGCCACGCCGCCGGCCTGGACCGGCTCCGCGCGGCGGACACCCCTGTCGACTGGCTCGTGCTCACCCCGCCCGCCGCGCTGGACGTGGGCGGCCCCCGCACCGGCCGGTACCGCCTCGGCGGCGAGCAGGCCCCGGCGTCGGCGTACCTGTCGTACGCCGATCTGGCGGTGGCGGTGGTCGACGAGATCGAGTCACCGCACCACCACCGCACCCGGGTCTCGGTCTTCGCCGAGGCCCCGGCCTAG
- a CDS encoding class I SAM-dependent methyltransferase: MSDPSWLDDTRTSYDTVASSYADLLRDALANEPFQRGILALFAELVRARGSGPVADVGCGPGRITRHLHDLGLSAFGIDLSPAMIDLARRDHPGVRFEVGSMTRLDLTDECLTGLLAWFSLIHVPDDEVPAVLAGFHRVLRPGGAVLLGFHAGDGSRLKTQGYGGHPMRVYVHRRPPGRVAAWLIDAGFTVEAEMTHRPAPDVEGGFVFAHR; encoded by the coding sequence GTGAGCGATCCCAGCTGGCTGGACGACACCCGCACCTCCTACGACACGGTGGCGTCCAGTTACGCCGACCTGCTGCGTGATGCCCTGGCGAACGAGCCGTTCCAGCGCGGCATCCTCGCGCTCTTCGCCGAGCTGGTCCGGGCGCGGGGGAGCGGCCCGGTCGCAGACGTCGGCTGCGGACCGGGCCGGATCACCCGGCACCTGCACGATCTGGGCTTGAGCGCGTTCGGCATCGACCTGTCACCGGCGATGATCGACCTGGCGCGGCGCGACCACCCGGGCGTCCGCTTCGAGGTGGGCTCGATGACCCGTCTGGACCTCACCGACGAGTGCCTGACCGGGTTGCTCGCCTGGTTCTCCCTGATCCACGTCCCGGACGACGAGGTGCCCGCCGTCCTCGCCGGATTCCACCGGGTGCTGCGGCCCGGCGGCGCCGTGCTGCTCGGATTCCACGCCGGTGACGGCAGCCGGCTCAAGACACAGGGGTATGGCGGGCACCCGATGCGCGTCTACGTGCACCGCCGTCCACCGGGGCGGGTCGCGGCCTGGCTGATCGACGCCGGTTTCACCGTCGAGGCCGAGATGACGCATCGTCCCGCGCCGGACGTCGAGGGCGGATTCGTCTTCGCCCACCGGTGA
- a CDS encoding low temperature requirement protein A → MSREAADLGPRLKHELYHRLRPMTGRDPGEKGRATTPLELLYDLTYVVAFGAAADQLAHGIGDGHVGAALGAYAFAIFAVTWAWINFTWFSSAYDNDDALFRGATLVQMLGVVILIFGLPVSFDATAEGGSPNNLLLVVGYIVMRVPIIGLWLRAARQDPAHRRTTVAYAVTIAVAQVGWLLSAILPLPVGVVVAALVLLALAEMAAPVVTERRLGSPPWNAGHLAERFSLLTLITLGEVVAATTAAVGALIREQGWSVAAVVIIASGLVLAATLWWAYFLVPSRPVLERWPARAFAWRYAHLPIFGAIAAVGAGLRVATSAVEEEKLSALQVALSLAVPMAALLVMIFVTWSVLLHSYDLTHVPLLVASLVPLAAAVAVPSVLGATGPVHPDDRASLTALVAAIALVALSGIVEVAGHETVGYRHTMRALDRG, encoded by the coding sequence GTGAGCCGGGAAGCCGCTGACCTGGGCCCGCGGCTGAAACACGAGCTGTACCACCGGCTGCGGCCGATGACCGGCCGCGACCCCGGCGAGAAGGGCCGCGCCACCACACCGCTGGAGCTGCTGTACGACCTGACGTACGTCGTCGCGTTCGGGGCCGCCGCCGACCAGCTCGCCCACGGCATCGGCGACGGGCACGTGGGAGCGGCGCTCGGCGCCTACGCGTTCGCGATCTTCGCGGTGACGTGGGCATGGATCAACTTCACCTGGTTCTCCTCGGCGTACGACAACGACGACGCGTTGTTCCGTGGCGCGACGCTCGTGCAGATGCTCGGCGTCGTCATCCTCATCTTCGGGCTGCCGGTGAGCTTCGACGCCACCGCCGAGGGCGGCAGCCCGAACAACCTGCTGCTGGTCGTCGGCTACATCGTCATGCGCGTACCCATCATCGGGCTGTGGCTGCGCGCCGCCCGCCAGGACCCCGCGCACCGCCGGACCACCGTCGCGTACGCGGTCACGATCGCCGTCGCGCAGGTCGGGTGGCTGCTGTCCGCGATCCTCCCGCTGCCGGTCGGCGTGGTCGTCGCCGCGCTCGTGCTGCTGGCCCTGGCCGAGATGGCCGCGCCGGTGGTGACGGAGCGGCGGCTCGGCAGCCCACCGTGGAACGCCGGTCACCTGGCCGAACGGTTCAGCCTCCTGACGCTGATCACGCTCGGGGAGGTGGTCGCCGCCACGACCGCCGCCGTCGGGGCGCTGATCCGGGAACAGGGGTGGAGCGTCGCCGCCGTCGTGATCATCGCGTCCGGGCTCGTGCTCGCCGCCACGCTCTGGTGGGCGTACTTCCTCGTGCCCTCCCGGCCCGTCCTGGAACGGTGGCCTGCTCGCGCGTTCGCGTGGCGCTACGCGCACCTGCCGATCTTCGGCGCCATCGCTGCGGTGGGCGCCGGACTGCGCGTCGCGACCAGCGCCGTCGAGGAGGAGAAACTCTCCGCGCTCCAGGTGGCGCTCTCGCTCGCGGTGCCGATGGCCGCGCTGCTCGTCATGATCTTCGTGACGTGGAGCGTGCTCCTGCACTCCTACGACCTGACGCACGTGCCGCTGCTGGTGGCGTCGCTCGTGCCGCTCGCGGCCGCCGTCGCCGTCCCGTCCGTGCTCGGCGCCACCGGGCCGGTCCATCCGGACGACCGGGCCAGCCTGACCGCGCTCGTCGCCGCCATCGCGCTGGTCGCCTTGTCGGGGATCGTCGAGGTGGCCGGGCACGAGACGGTCGGCTACCGGCACACGATGCGGGCGCTCGACCGGGGCTGA
- a CDS encoding YcxB family protein: MQIRFAVPADPAYPARVAAALAAARLRRFGYIGAVLAAIGVIGWIVSQASERGDRFASLWTAFIVAGVLSMLYAPWVRWRARRRSGGYAVEGGYDIDDRNIMMRSGSESGGIAWDGVERVTETPDFWIVYVGRMPATVIPRWLMSAEDAGRLRAFMVERQLLGDR; the protein is encoded by the coding sequence GTGCAGATCCGTTTCGCCGTACCGGCCGACCCCGCCTATCCGGCCCGCGTGGCCGCCGCGCTCGCCGCCGCCCGGCTGCGCCGGTTCGGCTACATCGGCGCGGTCCTCGCCGCGATCGGGGTGATCGGCTGGATCGTCTCACAGGCGTCGGAGCGGGGTGACCGCTTCGCGTCGCTGTGGACCGCGTTCATCGTGGCCGGCGTGCTGTCGATGCTGTACGCGCCGTGGGTGCGGTGGCGGGCACGGCGCCGGTCCGGCGGCTACGCGGTCGAGGGTGGCTACGACATCGACGACCGCAACATCATGATGCGCAGCGGTTCGGAGTCCGGCGGCATCGCCTGGGACGGCGTCGAGCGGGTCACCGAGACCCCGGATTTCTGGATCGTGTACGTGGGACGGATGCCCGCCACGGTGATCCCCCGGTGGCTGATGTCCGCCGAGGACGCCGGGCGGCTGCGCGCCTTCATGGTGGAGCGGCAACTGCTCGGCGACCGTTGA
- a CDS encoding MarR family transcriptional regulator, whose amino-acid sequence MTMPHLSDAELAGQPAAYWTGVAYESLIAFTRSQHAAHGFTQPQFWLLRNLSPNDLLPGGGGLSVPELRHAMRSYLRAEDDLDAEAEVLRERGWLTRGADGRLRITEAGEAARLRLKQHAPGSGPASTTASTTPTTSPPSKCSGG is encoded by the coding sequence ATGACGATGCCGCACCTGTCCGACGCCGAACTCGCGGGCCAGCCGGCCGCCTACTGGACGGGCGTCGCATACGAATCGCTCATCGCCTTCACCCGGTCCCAGCACGCCGCGCACGGCTTCACCCAGCCCCAGTTCTGGCTCCTGCGCAACCTGTCCCCGAACGACCTCCTGCCCGGCGGCGGCGGACTGTCCGTTCCCGAGCTGCGGCACGCGATGCGCTCGTACCTGCGGGCCGAGGACGACCTGGACGCCGAGGCGGAGGTGCTGCGGGAACGCGGCTGGCTGACCCGCGGCGCGGACGGCCGGCTGCGGATCACCGAGGCGGGGGAGGCCGCCCGGCTCCGCCTCAAGCAGCACGCGCCGGGATCCGGGCCCGCATCCACGACGGCGTCGACGACGCCGACTACGTCACCACCCTCAAAGTGCTCCGGCGGATGA